GATGCGGGCCATCCCGCACTGGATGCCCTGGCAGGCGCGCCAGGGCTGGTGCACGCTGCGTATCATGAGCATCCATCACCTGGACACGTTCCGCTACTGGTTCGGCGACCCGGACCGGGTGTTCGCCAGCCTGCGCCCCGACCCGCGGACGAAATTCGCCCACACGGACGGGATCGCGCTCTACACCCTGGAATACGACAAGACAGGCCTGCGCGCCGCGGCCTGGGATGATGTCTGGACCGGGCCCTGCCGCGAGGGCGCGGCCGGGGACATCTACATCCGCTGGCGCGTGGAGGGTACACTTGGTATGGCCCGCGGCACCATCGGCTGGCCGCGCTACCCGGCCCACGCTCCCAGCACCCTGGACTGGACCACGGTGGCCGACAACGGCGCCTGGCACAGCCCGCGCTGGGAGGAGGTCTGGTTCCCCGACTCGTTCGCCGGGCCCATGGCCGACCTTCTGATCGCCCTGGAGCGCGGGGAGAAGCCTCCAGTCTCGGGCGAGGACAACCTTCACACCCTGGCCCTGGTCGAGGCGGCCTACGAGTCGGCGCGCCGCCACGCCGCGGTCAGCCCGCTCGAATACCTGAAGGAGGCCTGACAATGCAGCTCGGGATAATCAACAGCGCGTTCTCGCAGGTCGGGGTGGATTTCGCCACCGGCATCCGGCACATCCGCGAAATCGGTTTCGACACGGTGGACATCCAGACCGAGGCCTGGGGCGTCTGCGCAGCCGAGAAAGAGATGATCGTGCGCGAGTGCCGGGCCAACGGCCTGCCCATTGTCTCTCTCACCTGCTGCGCCCTGGGCATCGCCGATTTCGCCGGGCCGGTGCGCCGCTTCCACCTGGACCGGGTCAAGGCCTTCCTCGACCTGACAGCCGCGGTCGGCGGCCGCAACCTCCTTCTGGTCCTGGGTGAGTACATCTGGCAGAAAGAGGTCATCCCGCCCGCGGCGCAGTGGGGCTGGGCCGTGGAGGCGGTGCGCGAGGCCGGGGAGTACGCGAAAAAGCTGGGCCTTGAGATAGTGATCGAGCTGGAGCCGTTCCACATGTCGATAGTGAACACCGTGGACCTGATGGCCGCGTTCATCCGCGAGGTGGCCCACCCGGCCGTGTTCGCCAACATCGATGTCAGCCACGTGGTGCTTTCGGGCGCGAAGCCGGAGGAGCTGCGCAAGTTCAAGGGCCTGGCCCATCACGTGCATTTCTCCGACTGCGACGGCAAGGTCCACGGCGACCTTCCCCCCGGCCAGGGTGTGATCGATTTCAAGCCCTGGATGCGCGAGCTGGCCGCGCTCGATATGCCGGGCGTGCTGAGTATCGAGCTGGAGTTCTGCCCGCAGCCGGAGCGGATCGTGGACTGGGTGCGCGAGGCCTACCGCGAGACCGCCCGCCTGATGGCCGAGGCTGGGCTGCGGCCGCTGAAATAGAGGTGCTGGGAGCCCGGGATCAATGTCCACTGTTATGACTGGAGAGAGAGCGATGAACGCGAGACGGTTGCTGACCGGTCTGGTCCTTTTTCCCTTGCTGAGCGCCGCGGCCCTGTATGCGGACAACGCTGTCACTGCCGGCAAGCTGGAGCTGTACCCCACTTTCGAGTGCCTGGGCCTGCGCCTTGGTTACACCGGGGATGCCAATTCCAACGCCACGGCGGCCTTGAGTTACCGTGAGCAGGGGGCCTCCGCCTGGCGCGAGGCCCTGCCCCTGGCCCGTATCCGCGGCAACCGTTTCGCCGGCAGCCTTTTTTTCCTCACCCCCGGCCGCAGCTATGAAGTCAAAGTGACTGTCGCCGACCCGGACAGCCCCCAGCCGCAGACTGTGGAGGGCAAGGCCGTCACCCGCTCTTTCGAGTTCACCACCGGCGGGGGCCGTCACTGGTATGTGTCGCCCGCGGGCGATGACGCCGCCAAGGGCACGCGAGAGGCGCCTTTCAAGACAATCAACTTCGCAGCCGGCAAGGCGTCCGGTGGCGATATCGTGCACGTGCTGCCCGGCCTCTACCGCGAGAGCGTCAGCGTGACCGCCGCGGCCAAGGGAGCGCAGTATCTTGATTTCCGGGCCGAGGGCGCGGTGGTCCTCTCCGGCGCCGACCCGCGCTACGATAGCCCCGTGGGCGCGGGGCGCTGGCAGGTGGAAAGCCCCGGCGTGTACAGTACGGCTATCGACTGGAAACCGGGCTATGTGGGAGTGGAGGGCCAGCGCCTCTACCACTACCTGACCCGCGCCGAGTTCGACGAGTTCATCTGCGGTGAGCCGGGAGGCTGGTTCCAGGACAGTTCCGGCGCCTTGAGCCTGCGCCTGTCCTCCGGCGAGGACCCCAACCGTCTGGCCGTGCAGATCGCCCGCCTGGACTGCGGTTTCCATCTGCAGGGGGCCGCGCAGGTGATTCTGGAAGGCTTCGAGATACGCGACTACGGCCTGACCGGCTCGGGCAGCGGCGTGCACCTGGACCGTTCCGCGCGCTGCGTGGTCCGCGACTGCTCGATCCACGGCATGCAGAGCCAGGTGCTGTTCAGCGGGGCCGCGGCCGCGGACAACCTGATCGAACGTTGCAACCTCTGGGACACCTGCCTTCCGCAGTGGCCCTGGTCCATGACCAAGGGCCACGAGGAGGAAGGCGGCGGGGTGATGTCCACCGGCGGGCGGGGCAACGTGGTGCGCCTCTGCCGCATGCGCGACCTGTTCGACGGCCTCTCGCTGTCGTACTGGGACAAGCTTGACGACGAGTCGTACAACTGCGACTGGGACATCTACGACAACGACATCTCATCGTTGCGCGACGATATCATGGAGCCGGAGGGCCCCTGCATCAACGTGCGCATCTGGAACAATGTCTGCTACGAGCTGTTCGCCGGCATCTCGCTGGCCCCGATCCAGGTCGGCCCGACCTACGTGCTCTACAACGTGGTCTCGGGCGGCAAGATCAAGGACATCAAGTACATGGGCGAGGAGCCCGGCTGGTGCTACATCCTGCACAACACGTTCTACGGCGGCGCCTGGCGGCACAACAGCATGGAGATATCCAACCCCTTCCAGACCCAATACTACCGGAACAACATCTTCTACTCCAACGCCTATGCCATGCGCCTGCGCCGCGCCCCGCTTCCTACCGCCAGCCTGGATTACGACTGCTGGTACAGCTCGGACGACGACTGGAGCCTCGGCTACTCCGGGACCAAGGAGAAGCGGCTGTTCTTCATCGACGGCAAGGAGCTGCCGCACCTGGAGCAGGTCAGGCAAGAATACGGCTGGGAACCGCACGGCCTCCAGGCCGACCCGCGCTTTACCGACCAGACGGCCGGGGATTTCAGCTTGAGCCCCGACAGCCCCTGCCTGGACCGCGGCGCGCCTCTGCCCGGGATCAACGACGGCTTCCAGGGTGCGGCCCCGGATATGGGGGCGTTCGAGCGCGGGCGCGACGCGGTCGGGGCGTTCCCGCTGGGCCGCCCGGCCGGCCCGCGCTGAGCCGGGGGCGGGAAAAGGTTTGGCTGATTGGTGAAAGTGTTGTATTTTATCGTTTAACCTGCCGTAAGGCCTGAACCACTCAGAGAGAGCGCCCCGAGATGAACCGCCGCAGCCTGACCGCCATGCTGATTGCTATCTGCCTTTGCCTCGCCGTGTCGAACGCCGCGGCCGAATGCCCCTGCCGCGCCCCGGAGCTGATGCAGAGCTTCCTGACCATCGACACCCACGTGGACATTCCGGCCGGCTACGCCACGGAAAAGCTGGACCCG
This portion of the bacterium genome encodes:
- a CDS encoding gfo/Idh/MocA family oxidoreductase is translated as MRAIPHWMPWQARQGWCTLRIMSIHHLDTFRYWFGDPDRVFASLRPDPRTKFAHTDGIALYTLEYDKTGLRAAAWDDVWTGPCREGAAGDIYIRWRVEGTLGMARGTIGWPRYPAHAPSTLDWTTVADNGAWHSPRWEEVWFPDSFAGPMADLLIALERGEKPPVSGEDNLHTLALVEAAYESARRHAAVSPLEYLKEA
- a CDS encoding sugar phosphate isomerase/epimerase, with the translated sequence MQLGIINSAFSQVGVDFATGIRHIREIGFDTVDIQTEAWGVCAAEKEMIVRECRANGLPIVSLTCCALGIADFAGPVRRFHLDRVKAFLDLTAAVGGRNLLLVLGEYIWQKEVIPPAAQWGWAVEAVREAGEYAKKLGLEIVIELEPFHMSIVNTVDLMAAFIREVAHPAVFANIDVSHVVLSGAKPEELRKFKGLAHHVHFSDCDGKVHGDLPPGQGVIDFKPWMRELAALDMPGVLSIELEFCPQPERIVDWVREAYRETARLMAEAGLRPLK
- a CDS encoding right-handed parallel beta-helix repeat-containing protein, which gives rise to MNARRLLTGLVLFPLLSAAALYADNAVTAGKLELYPTFECLGLRLGYTGDANSNATAALSYREQGASAWREALPLARIRGNRFAGSLFFLTPGRSYEVKVTVADPDSPQPQTVEGKAVTRSFEFTTGGGRHWYVSPAGDDAAKGTREAPFKTINFAAGKASGGDIVHVLPGLYRESVSVTAAAKGAQYLDFRAEGAVVLSGADPRYDSPVGAGRWQVESPGVYSTAIDWKPGYVGVEGQRLYHYLTRAEFDEFICGEPGGWFQDSSGALSLRLSSGEDPNRLAVQIARLDCGFHLQGAAQVILEGFEIRDYGLTGSGSGVHLDRSARCVVRDCSIHGMQSQVLFSGAAAADNLIERCNLWDTCLPQWPWSMTKGHEEEGGGVMSTGGRGNVVRLCRMRDLFDGLSLSYWDKLDDESYNCDWDIYDNDISSLRDDIMEPEGPCINVRIWNNVCYELFAGISLAPIQVGPTYVLYNVVSGGKIKDIKYMGEEPGWCYILHNTFYGGAWRHNSMEISNPFQTQYYRNNIFYSNAYAMRLRRAPLPTASLDYDCWYSSDDDWSLGYSGTKEKRLFFIDGKELPHLEQVRQEYGWEPHGLQADPRFTDQTAGDFSLSPDSPCLDRGAPLPGINDGFQGAAPDMGAFERGRDAVGAFPLGRPAGPR